One genomic region from Prunus persica cultivar Lovell chromosome G3, Prunus_persica_NCBIv2, whole genome shotgun sequence encodes:
- the LOC18783198 gene encoding uncharacterized protein LOC18783198: MAATVSPIANLKLLNHRNTVSPIANLKLLNHRNYEDWSFRVKVYLLAEDVWDLVEATTEPPKPEDGEVAFKAWRKNNAKALLAIQTSCGDDTYPIIKGITEAKAAWDALAEELKSSDSDKELKPSDFSSSDSDEELPSDSDEELKPSDSEELKLKPSDSEELKPSDSEELKPSDSKEGHNNNDDESDVNYAPLYDSLKRGDWNAAKEFIDRHPEALTHRGSSSGGTALHEAIERKQLHIVEELLKLMTEEDLEIEDDNGCTAFFYALQKGMAAIVAKMVKKNKSLVTMRFTNVTGNRTPVLVAYTLGHWEIARFLYSLTPIHVLTQDNSGRDGAQLISNCFVHRNKFDIGWDLLRHCPKLVLTESYFGHSPLNSLAGIRSAFSSGISLRFWERWIYNNIQPQPAPINSDVCVNFEELEDDKRNRRDLISSVTDFFQGVVKNLHKRLGIHDLHEMRLHHDRILQILPLMCDVATSRNLDSKQTAFVKKAIFRAVEGGQVEFIKEMCKANPRIPLIMGDESGRTIFHYAVECRQEKVFSLIYRLSEYDRNHILTRADNFNNTILHAAGSLSAHLNHIQGAALQMQRELQWFKEVERILHPQHLEIRNKTEQITARELFTKNHKKLVKEGEESMKGTATSCTVVGALIVTIMFAAAFTVPGGNNQDTGFPIFLRKKFFRVFLISDSISLFSSTTSVMIFLGILTSRYAEDDFLRSLPTKMLLGLFTLFLSIAAMMVAFSSTLFIMLEGESWVSIPISLLAGVPIASFVWMQFPLFLDIFMFTYGRGILDKKCRAWE; this comes from the exons ATGGCAGCTACAGTTTCCCCGATTGCTAATCTTAAACTTCTTAACCATCGTAACACAGTTTCCCCGATTGCTAATCTTAAACTTCTTAACCATCGTAACTATGAAGATTGGAGTTTCCGGGTGAAAGTGTACCTGTTAGCTGAAGATGTTTGGGACCTTGTGGAAGCAACCACTGAACCACCTAAACCAGAAGATGGTGAGGTTGCGTTTAAGGCTTGGAGGAAGAATAATGCTAAGGCTTTACTTGCAATCCAGACGTCTTGCGGGGATGATACTTATCCTATAATCAAGGGCATTACCGAAGCCAAAGCTGCCTGGGATGCTTTGGCTGAAGAGCTAAAGTCTTCTGATTCTGATAAAGAGCTAAAGCCTTCTGATTTTAGCTCTTCTGATTCTGATGAAGAGCTGCCTTCTGATTCTGATGAAGAGCTAAAGCCTTCTGATTCTGAAGAGCTGAAGCTAAAGCCTTCTGATTCTGAAGAGCTGAAGCCTTCTGATTCTGAAGAGCTGAAGCCTTCTGATTCTAAAGAAG ggcataataataatgatgatGAGAGCGATGTGAATTATGCTCCTTTGTACGATAGTTTGAAGCGTGGTGATTGGAATGCTGCAAAGGAGTTTATTGATCGACACCCCGAGGCACTAACACATAGAGGTTCATCAAGCGGTGGGACAGCTCTTCACGAGGCAATCGAGAGGAAGCAGTTACACATTGTGGAAGAGTTGTTGAAGCTGATGACAGAAGAGGACttggaaattgaagatgacaatGGTTGCACAGCTTTTTTCTATGCTTTGCAAAAAGGAATGGCCGCAATAGTTGCCAAAATGGTTAAAAAGAACAAGAGTTTAGTTACCATGCGTTTTACCAACGTAACAGGAAATAGGACTCCAGTTTTAGTCGCTTATACCTTGGGCCATTGGGAAATAGCTCGCTTTCTCTATTCTCTTACTCCAATCCATGTTTTGACTCAAGACAATAGCGGCCGCGATGGTGCTCAACTTATTTCCAATTGCTTTGTCCACAGAAATAAATTTG ATATTGGATGGGATTTACTTCGGCATTGCCCAAAATTGGTTCTTACTGAAAGTTACTTCGGGCACTCCCCTCTAAATTCCCTGGCTGGTATTCGTTCTGCATTTTCAAGCGGGATTTCTCTAAGATTTTGGGAACGCTGGATTTATAACA ATATACAACCTCAACCTGCTCCTATCAACTCTGATGTTTGTGTAAATTTTGAAGAACTAGAAGATGACAAAAGAAATAGAAGGGATCTCATTTCCTCAG TTACGGATTTCTTCCAAGGAGTTGTTAAGAATCTTCACAAACGGTTAG GAATCCATGACTTGCATGAAATGAGATTGCACCATGACCGAATTCTTCAAATTCTACCGCTCATGTGTGACGTGGCAACAAGTAGAAATCTTGACTCGAAGCAAACTGCCTTCGTGAAAAAGGCAATCTTCCGAGCTGTAGAAGGAGGACAAGTGGAGTTCATTAAGGAGATGTGTAAGGCGAATCCAAGAATCCCACTAATAATGGGGGATGAAAGCGGCAGGACAATATTTCATTATGCCGTTGAATGTCGTCAAGAAAAAGTTTTTAGTCTTATATATCGGCTCAGTGAATATGATAGGAATCATATCTTAACAAGGGCAGATAATTTTAACAATACTATCCTACATGCAGCAGGGAGTTTATCTGCACATCTTAATCATATTCAAGGTGCAGCTTTGCAAATGCAAAGAGAGCTACAATGGTTTAAG GAGGTGGAGCGTATTTTACACCCCCAGCACTTGGAAATAAGAAATAAGACCGAGCAAATAACAGCACGAGAACTATTCACCAAGAACCACAAAAAATTGGTgaaggaaggagaagagtcAATGAAAGGGACAGCAACTTCTTGCACAGTCGTAGGTGCCCTCATTGTTACCATTATGTTTGCTGCGGCATTTACAGTTCCTGGTGGAAACAATCAAGATACAGGTTTTCCCATCTTCTTAAGAAAGAAGTTCTTTAGGGTTTTTCTTATTTCAGATTCTATATCACTCTTTTCTTCGACAACATCAGTGATGATATTCTTGGGAATTCTCACATCACGTTATGCAGAAGACGATTTCCTCAGGTCTTTGCCCACAAAAATGCTATTAGGCCTTTTCACCCTTTTTTTATCTATCGCCGCCATGATGGTTGCTTTTTCGTCAACTCTTTTTATTATGCTTGAGGGAGAATCATGGGTATCTATTCCAATCAGTTTGCTTGCCGGCGTTCCAATCGCCTCGTTTGTGTGGATGCAGTTCCCCCTCTTTCTTGACATTTTCATGTTTACTTATGGAAGAGGAATACTTGACAAGAAATGCAGAGCCTGggaataa
- the LOC18783017 gene encoding uncharacterized protein LOC18783017 isoform X1, which translates to METSYVLLFQLNLLNMAATTVTSAIPNSPVLDQYNYEDWSFRIKLYLLAEDLWDVVEATTETPKREDDEAKFKAWRKKDAKALIVIQNYCGSANYSLIWGTEIAKAAWDTLAETLNPAQGPEGDANDLYMPFFQTLLDNDWDAAMEYVRQHPEKLNATFEQFDNGTALHFVVSNGRFEIAKELVQLMSEEDLEILDSIGRTALHLALLHRGDSHEIVKCMVEKNKKLLSIRFNNDEIAIPFVLATIEGRVAMSQYLCSASPLETLEDLAYAGVVMSACVVKSRFDILLDLVQRHPKAAFTENKSKVCTYHLLLLSIPKKNLLSMPLTMLVLMLKN; encoded by the exons ATGGAAACAAGTTATGTCCTTCTGTTCCAACTCAATCT ATTGAACATGGCAGCTACAACTGTCACTAGTGCAATCCCTAATTCCCCAGTTCTTGACCAGTATAACTATGAAGATTGGAGTTTCCGGATTAAACTCTACTTGTTAGCTGAAGATCTTTGGGACGTTGTGGAAGCCACCACCGAAACTCCTAAacgagaagatgatgaagctAAGTTTAAGGCTTGGAGGAAGAAAGATGCCAAGGCTTTAATTGTAATCCAGAATTATTGCGGGTCTGCTAATTACTCTTTAATCTGGGGCACTGAGATCGCCAAAGCTGCCTGGGATACTTTGGCCGAAACGCTAAACCCAGCTCAAG GACCTGAAGGCGATGCCAATGACTTGTACATGCCTTTCTTCCAAACTTTGTTAGACAATGATTGGGATGCTGCCATGGAGTATGTTAGGCAACATCCTGAGAAACTAAATGCGACCTTTGAACAATTCGACAATGGGACAGCTCTTCATTTCGTAGTCTCAAACGGGAGGTTTGAAATTGCAAAAGAGTTGGTGCAGCTAATGAGCGAGGAAGACTTAGAAATACTAGACTCTATTGGTCGAACAGCTCTACATTTAGCTTTATTACATCGAGGAGATTCCCATGAAATAGTTAAGTGCATGGttgaaaagaacaagaaattaCTTAGCATTCGTTTTAACAATGATGAAATTGCAATTCCATTTGTCTTGGCGACTATAGAAGGAAGGGTAGCAATGTCTCAGTATCTCTGTTCTGCCTCCCCACTGGAAACTCTGGAGGACCTTGCCTATGCCGGTGTAGTTATGTCTGCGTGTGTGGTGAAAAGCCGATTTG ATATTCTGTTGGATTTAGTTCAGCGCCATCCGAAGGCGGCTTTTACTGAAAACAAGTCTAAA GTATGCACGTACCACCTACTCCTACTATCAATACCGAAAAAGAACCTACTATCGATGCCTTTAACGATGCTCGTACTAATGCTCAAAAACTAG
- the LOC18783017 gene encoding uncharacterized protein LOC18783017 isoform X2, which yields METSYVLLFQLNLLNMAATTVTSAIPNSPVLDQYNYEDWSFRIKLYLLAEDLWDVVEATTETPKREDDEAKFKAWRKKDAKALIVIQNYCGSANYSLIWGTEIAKAAWDTLAETLNPAQGPEGDANDLYMPFFQTLLDNDWDAAMEYVRQHPEKLNATFEQFDNGTALHFVVSNGRFEIAKELVQLMSEEDLEILDSIGRTALHLALLHRGDSHEIVKCMVEKNKKLLSIRFNNDEIAIPFVLATIEGRVAMSQYLCSASPLETLEDLAYAGVVMSACVVKSRFDILLDLVQRHPKAAFTENKSKELGSIVHPVRRETKNLKIV from the exons ATGGAAACAAGTTATGTCCTTCTGTTCCAACTCAATCT ATTGAACATGGCAGCTACAACTGTCACTAGTGCAATCCCTAATTCCCCAGTTCTTGACCAGTATAACTATGAAGATTGGAGTTTCCGGATTAAACTCTACTTGTTAGCTGAAGATCTTTGGGACGTTGTGGAAGCCACCACCGAAACTCCTAAacgagaagatgatgaagctAAGTTTAAGGCTTGGAGGAAGAAAGATGCCAAGGCTTTAATTGTAATCCAGAATTATTGCGGGTCTGCTAATTACTCTTTAATCTGGGGCACTGAGATCGCCAAAGCTGCCTGGGATACTTTGGCCGAAACGCTAAACCCAGCTCAAG GACCTGAAGGCGATGCCAATGACTTGTACATGCCTTTCTTCCAAACTTTGTTAGACAATGATTGGGATGCTGCCATGGAGTATGTTAGGCAACATCCTGAGAAACTAAATGCGACCTTTGAACAATTCGACAATGGGACAGCTCTTCATTTCGTAGTCTCAAACGGGAGGTTTGAAATTGCAAAAGAGTTGGTGCAGCTAATGAGCGAGGAAGACTTAGAAATACTAGACTCTATTGGTCGAACAGCTCTACATTTAGCTTTATTACATCGAGGAGATTCCCATGAAATAGTTAAGTGCATGGttgaaaagaacaagaaattaCTTAGCATTCGTTTTAACAATGATGAAATTGCAATTCCATTTGTCTTGGCGACTATAGAAGGAAGGGTAGCAATGTCTCAGTATCTCTGTTCTGCCTCCCCACTGGAAACTCTGGAGGACCTTGCCTATGCCGGTGTAGTTATGTCTGCGTGTGTGGTGAAAAGCCGATTTG ATATTCTGTTGGATTTAGTTCAGCGCCATCCGAAGGCGGCTTTTACTGAAAACAAGTCTAAA GAGTTGGGGAGTATTGTACATCCTGTACGTCGTGAAACTAAAAATCTGAAGATCGTATGA